The proteins below are encoded in one region of Spartobacteria bacterium:
- a CDS encoding uracil-DNA glycosylase — translation MKKRSPAPLANSTIEFTSLDEVHRRIASCQLCQLHQWRTKTVPGAGNTNGPDIMFIGEGPGKDEDARGIPFVGRAGVVLERLITRMGYTRDEIFIGNIVKCRPTQENEGKRDRPPTYEEMQGCLPYLKAQIKFIRPKTIVLLGNTALLGLFGEKGITKIRGQWRSYEGIPVMPTYHPSYLLRNGERSTQPYWDVWDDMKQILKHVGKPIPGDN, via the coding sequence ATGAAAAAACGCAGCCCCGCTCCCCTGGCCAATAGCACGATTGAATTCACATCGCTGGACGAAGTGCATCGGCGCATTGCCTCCTGTCAATTATGCCAGCTCCATCAATGGCGTACAAAAACAGTCCCGGGTGCAGGGAATACGAACGGGCCGGATATCATGTTCATCGGCGAAGGCCCGGGCAAAGACGAAGATGCCAGAGGTATCCCTTTCGTCGGACGTGCCGGCGTGGTATTAGAACGTCTCATTACGCGCATGGGCTATACCCGCGACGAGATCTTTATCGGGAACATTGTAAAGTGCCGTCCCACCCAAGAGAATGAAGGCAAACGCGATCGTCCTCCCACGTATGAGGAAATGCAGGGTTGTCTGCCCTATCTCAAAGCACAAATCAAGTTTATCCGCCCCAAAACCATCGTACTCCTCGGTAATACTGCCCTGCTGGGCCTTTTTGGCGAAAAGGGTATTACGAAAATACGTGGTCAATGGCGCAGCTATGAAGGCATTCCTGTCATGCCCACCTACCATCCCTCCTATTTATTGCGCAACGGCGAACGCAGCACACAACCGTATTGGGATGTATGGGATGACATGAAGCAAATCCTAAAACACGTGGGCAAACCCATCCCCGGCGATAACTGA